One segment of Alnus glutinosa chromosome 2, dhAlnGlut1.1, whole genome shotgun sequence DNA contains the following:
- the LOC133860915 gene encoding transmembrane E3 ubiquitin-protein ligase FLY2 — MVRLSSDMGIGQSSSFLWFGRRGLGFVLRIVFGFWVGFLLTRPVAGLRPLRERTRSWGDEWLFVRKDESEMGPFSSWNITGTYRGTWRFLDSTNGSSRFPDFRKSTGNSVIELVSTPTKITGVHYVQGVIIFHDVFDNEHNVGGAQIRVEGVYIWPFRQLRMVANSGKEGELNQEDDYLLSNPYHLLGVFSSQVFQESPRDKIWRRKHSPIYEMEKHCNIEIAAQISRVSSAQNDGDHDRYHMEGLMESPAVDDDGDCFSPLLLNVTSVNIGVYYNKAVNYTLMVTFVSFLQVLLLIRQMEHGNTQSGAAKVSILMIGQQAIMDAYLCLLHLTAGILVESLFNAFATAAFFKFVVFSIFEMRYLLAIWKASRPLSNGEGWETMRRELSVLYSRFYGILLGGILVMYEFHNFLRPILLLLYSFWIPQIITNVLRDSRKPLHPHYILGMTVTRLAIPLYIFGCPNNFMRIEPDKSWCICLAVFIGLQASILLLQNYLGSRWFIPRQILPEKYSYYRRFDQVTNHTTDCVICMTAIDITQRSNDCMVTPCDHFFHSGCLQRWMDIKMECPTCRRPLPPA; from the exons ATGGTGCGGTTGAGTTCTGATATGGGTATTGGCCAAAGTTCAAGCTttttgtggtttgggaggagggGATTAGGGTTTGTGCTTCGGATTGTATTTGGATTTTGGGTTGGTTTCTTGCTTACTCGGCCGGTGGCAGGTTTAAGACCGTTGAGGGAGAGGACTCGGTCGTGGGGCGATGAG TGGCTATTTGTAAGAAAAGATGAAAGCGAGATGGGTCCATTTTCTTCATGGAACATAACAGGAACTTACAGAG GGACATGGAGGTTTCTAGACTCCACAAATGGCTCCTCCAGGTTTCCAGATTTCAGGAAATCCACTGGCAATTCAGTTATTGAATTAGTTAGTACACCAACAAAAATAACTGGTGTACATTATGTTCAG GGGGTAATTATCTTCCATGATGTGTTTGACAATGAACACAATGTTGGTGGTGCTCAAATCAGGGTTGAAGGTGTATATATATGGCCTTTTAGACAACTTCGAATGGTAGCTAATAG TGGAAAAGAGGGAGAGCTGAATCAGGAAGATGATTATCTTTTATCTAATCCATATCATTTG CTTGGAGTTTTCTCATCCCAGGTGTTCCAAGAATCTCCACGAGATAAGATATGGAGAAGAAAGCATT CACCAATTTATGAAATGGAGAAACATTGTAATATTGAAATTGCGGCCCAAATTTCGCGTGTTTCATCCGCCCAAAATG ATGGGGATCACGATCGTTATCATATGGAAGGTTTAATGGAAAGTCCTGCAGTGGATGATGATGGGGATTGCTTCTCACCCTTACTATTAAATGTTACTTCTGTCAACATTGGGGTCTACTATAACAAGGCTGTGAACTATACTTTGATGGTCACCTTT GTCTCTTTCCTTCAAGTTCTTCTATTAATTCGGCAGATGGAACATGGCAACACTCAATCC GGAGCTGCCAAAGTTTCAATTTTAATGATTGGCCAACAAGCAATCATGGATGCTTATCTTTGCCTTCTACATCTTACAGCTGGAATACTAGTTG AATCCTTATTTAATGCTTTTGCAACTGCGGCTTTTTTCAAGTTCGTAGTCTTCTCAATTTTTGAGATGAGATATCTTCTTGCTATATGGAAGGCAAGTAGGCCCTTGAGTAATGGAGAAGGTTGGGAGACTATGAGGCGTGAGCTTTCGGTTCTATATAGTCGTTTTT ATGGGATCCTTTTGGGAGGCATTCTGGTCATGTATGAGTTTCATAATTTTCTGAGACCTATTCTTCTGCTTTTGTACTCTTTTTGGATACCTCAAATAATAACCAATGTTCTTCGTGATTCAAGAAAACCTTTGCATCCTCATTACATCTTAGGCATGACTGTTACTCGGCTAGCAAtcccattatatatatttggctGCCCTAACAACTTCATGCGTATTGAGCCTGACAAGAGTTGGTGTATTTGTTTGGCTGTATTTATTGGACTCCAAGCATCAATTCTTCTTCTCCAGAACTACCTTGGATCTCGTTGGTTTATTCCTCGTCAG ATTCTTCCTGAAAAATATAGCTACTATAGAAGGTTTGATCAAGTCACAAATCATACTACAGATTGTGTCATTTGCATGACTGCCATCGATATTACGCAGCGATCTAATGATTGCATG GTGACGCCATGTGATCATTTTTTCCATTCTGGTTGTTTACAAAGGTGGATGGACATAAAGATGGAGTGCCCAACTTGCCGGCGTCCACTACCACC